The following are encoded together in the Myxocyprinus asiaticus isolate MX2 ecotype Aquarium Trade chromosome 7, UBuf_Myxa_2, whole genome shotgun sequence genome:
- the LOC127443340 gene encoding GTP-binding protein Rhes-like, translating into MCPVMELDKSVNAALVFQNAPALIQHQCRALAGASSPSVILAYKNATQRLGATGLNVSTLSRAGMGILKLVTTQLKHQEKKARVVRASSLAKPHPSIDISQCKNSPTDQLAAMLLHGHTCLQQLGKEFPCGTKPQNSWRIVVLGAPRVGKTSILRRFLRDDFDEQYEPTCEDFHRKLFHIRGETYQIDILDASGERSFPAKRRLSILTGDLFLLVFSVDDRSSFEEVRALHAEIVAAKTALLRSKQKVCVPTVICANKVDLPSEQHTVSRTEVLRAFGDDSALFETSAKDSVNLEQVFEALAKNGGLPLETGPSKHRKVSIRSYQALRASRQAEKGSKASACDTPCGALYPLARRPSFGTDLRLVLGPNGNKKQGKTLDKCQIQ; encoded by the exons ATGTGTCCCGTCATGGAGCTGGATAAGAGCGTTAATGCCGCTTTAGTTTTTCAAAACGCTCCTGCCTTGATCCAACACCAGTGTCGCGCTCTCGCTGGTGCCAGCTCGCCCAGCGTCATCCTTGCGTACAAAAACGCGACACAAAGACTCGGCGCCACCGGACTCAATGTCAGCACCCTTTCTAGAGCAGGAATGGGCATCTTGAAATTGGTCACGACGCAGCTCAAGCACCAGGAAAAGAAAGCCAGGGTGGTGCGGGCGTCCAGTCTTGCCAAGCCGCATCCGTCCATCGACATCAGCCAATGTAAAAATTCTCCAACGGACCAGCTGGCAGCGATGCTCTTGCACGGACACACGTGTCTCCAGCAGTTGGGGAAGGAGTTTCCGTGCGGTACCAAGCCGCAGAACAGCTGGCGCATCGTGGTGCTCGGCGCGCCGCGGGTCGGCAAGACCTCCATCCTACGCCGGTTTCTCCGCGATGACTTTGACGAGCAGTACGAGCCCACGTGTGAAGACTTCCACAGGAAACTTTTCCACATCCGCGGAGAAACCTACCAGATAGACATCCTGGACGCGTCCGGGGAGAGGAGCTTCCCTGCAAAGAGGAGACTGTCCATTCTGACCG GTGATTTATTTCTGCTCGTCTTCAGTGTGGACGACCGCAGTTCGTTTGAGGAGGTGCGCGCTCTGCATGCCGAGATTGTAGCAGCCAAAACTGCACTTCTGAGATCCAAGCAGAAAGTCTGCGTGCCCACGGTGATCTGCGCGAACAAAGTAGACTTGCCCTCCGAACAGCACACTGTGTCACGGACAGAAGTCTTGCGTGCGTTTGGAGACGATAGCGCTCTGTTCGAGACCTCCGCCAAGGACAGTGTGAATCTGGAGCAGGTGTTTGAAGCGCTGGCGAAGAACGGCGGACTCCCTCTGGAGACCGGACCCTCAAAGCACCGAAAAGTGTCCATCCGGTCGTACCAGGCGCTCCGGGCGTCTCGGCAGGCGGAGAAAGGGAGCAAAGCGTCGGCATGCGACACTCCGTGCGGTGCGCTCTATCCCCTTGCCCGCAGACCGAGTTTTGGCACCGACCTGCGGCTGGTACTTGGTCCTAATGGGAATAAAAAGCAAGGCAAAACACTGGACAAGTGTCAGATACAGTGA